Genomic segment of Iocasia fonsfrigidae:
GATGATATAGAGAAACATATTCTGCAGAAACGAAAAGCATTAGGTATATAAGTGTATTTAGTATAAATTTAATAAAAAAGAAGAAGAACCTGCTTTCCGGCAGGTCCTTCTTTTAAACAAATAAGACAGTGAGGCCAACAGAAATCTATGGCTACTGCCACTGCAGGTCCTTAGCTACCTTTAGTAATCTCTCGACTACTAAAGACAGGGCTAAACCAACAATGACATTTGCCCCGACTACAGCAGATTCAGGTGATTTACAAATTAATTTTTTTCAACCAGAGATTGAAATATATTATAATTAAACACCCTTTTCAATACCCCTAATAATCTCTCGACTATTAGAGATATTTAATGAACCTGCTGTAATCTTAGTCGACTATTCTGAGCCAGTTACAAACCCACTGTCTGCCTTTTACAGACAGTAGACCCTTAATGACCCAAAATAATCTTTACACAATTACTGTTGACCTCACAATACTATCTTACCCAGGGAGAATTTTTTTATACATTAATTTTAAATAAATTTTAAATAAATTATTTTTTCTATAAGTTTCATTTAATTTTATTCACACTAATGCAGGACACCGTAACACAACCTTAATGTTCTTGTACGGTTTGTTTAGATAAGGAATGCCTGTGGTGCACGACAAGCGGAATTAATATAATTGGGCTGAAACAAAAAGAGGGGTTTTGTGACTGCTGATTTTTAACCTGTTGCCTGCTGATTTTCTTTGAGAAATTGATTTGTATAAAGATTATAATAATATCCCTCTTTCTCCATTAATTCTTTATGACTGCCTTCTTCAATAGTTTTGCCCTTTTTGATAACCAGTATTCTATCAGCTGCCCTAATTGTCGATAAACGGTGGGCAATTATAAAGTTGGTCCTCCCTTTTAAAACATTTTTGATAGCTTCCTGGATAATCTGCTCCATCTCTGTATCGATAGAAGATGTGGCTTCATCCAGGACAAATATCTTGGGGTTGGCAATAACAGCTCTGGCAAAAGAGATCAGCTGTTTCTGTCCTGTTGATAACAGACCACCACCTTCTCCTACTTCAGTATCATAACCCTTTGCTAATTTCTTAATAAACTGATGGGCATTAACTAATTTAGCGGCAGCAATTATTTCTTCATCACTGGCATCCAATTTCCCGTAGCAAATGTTTTCCCTGATAGTACCACTAAATAGATGTGGTGTCTGTAGAACATAGCCGATATTCTCGTGTAACCATAATTGAGATCTTTGGCGGTAATCTATCCCATCTATCAACACCTCTCCTGAAACTGGTTCATAGAAACGGCATAGAATATTTACAATTGTACTTTTGCCAGAACCTGTCTGGCCAACCAGAGCAATAGTCTCTCCGGTATTTACTTTTAAATTAAAATTCTCCAGTACTTTCTCTTCTGCTGTATAATAGAATGATATATTATTGAAGCTGATTTCTCCCTTGATTTCTGGCCAGTTTTCTCGAATAGGATTAAAATTATCACCAAACTCAGCAATAACATCTTTACTATCTTTAATCTCTGGTTCTGTTTCGATCATTGATAGAACTCGCTCAGCAGAAGCCTGGGCATACTGTAATTCAGCAAAAACCCTGGCCAGTTGGAAGACTGGTTCGAAGAAAAGTGTTGTATATGATAGGAAGAGAACCAGTGTCCCATATTCTATCTCCTGCAAAAAAACAGCTCTACCGCCAGCATAAAGAGCCAGAGCAGTACCTACACTGGCTAAAGTTAGCACAATGGGTAGATATAGTGAAGAAAAAATAGCAGCCCTGATGGAAGACCCTTTCATTTCTTTTGTTAAAGAGGAGAATTCCAGCAGATTTTTATCTTCCCTGACCAGTGTTTTTGTTGTTCTGGCCCCACTAATACCTTCATTAAAGGCACCGGTTATTCGGGAATTAATCTTTCTTACTTTGCGATAGGCAGCTAATATTTTTTTTTGGAAATAAACGCTCACTACTATTAGAATTGGAAGCACTGCTAAAGTCACCAGAGCTAATTTATAATTATATATAAACATTAAGATCATCATAAAAAACATCATTGTCAAACCCCAGATACTATCAACAAAACCCCAGGAAATAATCTGGCCGATTTTTTTCACATCAGAGGTCATCCTAGACATCAACCAGCCAACTGCTTTCTGATCATAATACGAGAATGATAACTGTTGTAATTTTTCGAAACCGGCTTTTCTAATATCATAAGCCAGCCAGGTCTCTAATTTGCCAGCAAAGGCAATTAATAACCAGACATTTAAACCCTGTATAAGCACAAGCCCTCCATATGTACAAGCAAAAACAGACAGCCCATTTAATCTTCCTTTGACTATAAAATTATCAACAGCATATTTGTTCATCACCGGAAAAACAGCATCTATAGCCCCAACTGCAATCATTACTAGAGCTAAAATAAGCAATACTTTTTTGTGTGGAATTAAATATTTATAGAGTTTTTTCCACAGTTTCAGATTAAACTCTTTTGAATAAACTTCTTCCTTAAATTCTGTCATAACAAACCCTCCAGATCTAAAATAGTACTCTTACCAAAATCAAATAACATTCATAAGATCTTATGAACCATCTAGTACCAGTTCATTCTGCATCTTCCAGAGCCGCTGATACATACCATCTTCTACTATTAACTGCTGATGAGTTCCCTGCTGAGTGATTTTGCCATCTTCCAGAACCAGAATCAGGTCTGCTGCAGCTAAAGTATTAATTCGATGGGAGATAATGAAAGTGGTGGTGTTTTTGTTTCTTTCCTGTAAGGCCTGGCGAATCCGGGCATCAGTCTCTGTATCAACTGCACTTAATGAATCATCAAAAATAAGAATAGGACAATCACGTATAATTGTTCTGGCAATAGCTATTCTCTGTTTTTGCCCACCAGACAGAGAAACACCCCTTTCTCCTACCAGAGTCTCATATCCTTTATCAAAGCTCTGAATAACCTCATGGATAGAAGCATTAATAGCAGCTTCAAAGATTTCAGAATTATCAGCAGCAGAATTAGCAAAACTAATATTTTCTTTGATAGATCTGGCGAAAAGGAAAGGTTCCTGTAAGACCAGACCAACATGTTTGCGCAGCCATTTTTTATCTATAGCTTTAATATCATAACCATCTATCTTAATTGCGCCACTTTGACAGTCATATAGACGGGCCAGTAGATAGACCAGAGTACTTTTGCCTGAACCTGTTGGACCTAAAAGAGCTACAGTCTGACCTTTTTTCACTTCAAAGGAAATATCCTTTAGAATCAGGCTATCTTCATAACTAAAAGAAACATTTTCATATACTATTTCCCCTTTAAGAGTAGGTTTTAAACCTGCATTTTCTGTATATTCAACTGCTTGATCCAATATCTCCTGTACCCGGTTGATAGCTACTTGCATCTTCCCTAAATCTGTCAGGATCCGGCCCAGCTGTCTGACTGGCCAGAGAAGCATCCCTTCATAACTGGAAAAAACCACTAGTGTGCCTAAAGAGATTTCACCTAATACTGCCCAGTATACACCTAAGACCAGTACAGCGCCAATTTGAAACATGCACATAAAGTCGGAGATAGACCAGAACCAGGCTAGATATCTCAATACCCGGTATTGTTTTTCCCGAAAATCTATACTCTTTTTATCAAATTTCTCAATTTCATAGGACTGTCGGGCAAAGGCTCTAACGACCCGTACTCCAGTTAAATTTTCTTGTAGGGTTGTTGACATATACCCATCAGCTTCATCGGCATCTTTAAAAGTTTTTTTAACTTCAGCATAAAAGAAATAAGAATAAGCTACGATGAAAGGAACTATAGCCATAGCAACTAAAGTCAATTTCAGATGAAGACTAAACAATATTGAAATAGCTATTACCAGAATAAATATTGCTCTGCCGACCTCAACCAGTTGTACAGCCATAAACATCCTGATCTGTTCAATATCTGATGTACAGCGTTGGATCAGATCCCCGGTCTTGACCTGAACATGATAGTGATAAGGAAGATGCTGGAGATGATTATATAACTCATCACGCAGGTTCTTGGCAATACTTTCAGCAGCTGTAGCTGACCATTTCCCCTTATAATAGAGAAAGATTCCTCTAACAGCAGTCAGGAGAATCAATGTTGCAGCTGCTAGCGTAAGTCTGCTTAATAAGCTATTGTTGAAAATAATTTCTTTAAAAATCCCTTTGAACCATAAGGGTATTTGCAGAGGTTCATCTCCAATAATTGAATCAATAGTAACTTTAATAACAAGAGGGTTAAGCACAGAAAAGAAAGTTCCCATAGCAATACTAAAGATTGCTCCCAAGTATAAAAGTCTATTACCTTGCATATACCTCCAGATAAATTTAATATTTCTCATAATCTTTCACCTCATATTTAATACTCTTATTCTATAAAGACAGAAAAAGACCACGGGCTTTAAATGCCTGTGGCCTTTCATGCTTAGTATATAGTGGAACCCTAATATCTGTTTAAGCAATAGATATTTTCCGGGCAATACTATCTGAGTAATGAAAGCAGAATTTAATCTTTATCAAAGACATAAAAAACCACAGTATTACACAACCTGTGGTCCAAAAATAAAAAATTAAGCTTACTTTATTGTATGTAGCTAAAAAATCAGCAAAAAATACAGGTCGTGTACATTTTTAATTGATTATTATTTTCTATTTTTCTGTCAAGGTCTACAGTCTGAATATAATTAATTGCTCCTTGAGCAGCCAATCTATCTGCTGAAACTGCAGAACGATAATTAAGTTTAATAGCAATCATTTTACACGACCTCCTTACTAAATTTTTTTCATGCCATTTTATTATAAACCCTATTTACAATTATTGTCAAGTAATATTTTTAAAAATCGTAGATTAACTTGCAATTAATAAAGTCTTTGTTTTTTAAGCAGGGATTCCGCAAATGATTTTTTAAAATCTCTCAAACCGCAAGGTTTAGGTGGTTGTGTAGAAGTTTAAAAATAACAAAGAAAGGACGGAGAAAAATGAAAAGCAAGAATTATACATTTTATAATCAAAAAGACATGGATAATAAGTGAATTAAATGATTTTAATAATTTAATTTATACTGTGAAACAATTCAATTATGCAAAAGGTCTATTATGAAAGAGCCTTAATAACATAGCTGTTGAGAATTAAGGAAAACCCACGTTTGTTTGGTAAAAAATAGGTAAAAAGTCCCAAAAATATAGTTTTTGAAGAATGAAGAAGGAATTATTATATTAATAGAGAATTATAAATTTATTATTTCACAATTATTTCATAATTATTTCATAATTAAACAATAATTCTTTATTTTTTATACAAATTAAGATAGTTTTAGGGAGGGTATTTTTTGTCTTTTAAAAATCTATTTCTAATTGCTTTTTTATTTATCATTGTGTTTTATAGTATAAATGTGCCGGTCAAGGCAGTAGAAAATGATAGTGTATATTCTTATGATAAATTTTTAACATCCAGTTTAATAAATGTATATCAAGAATATATTAGTCCAATTAATTATACGACTTGTCCTATGAATCCTA
This window contains:
- a CDS encoding ABC transporter ATP-binding protein encodes the protein MTEFKEEVYSKEFNLKLWKKLYKYLIPHKKVLLILALVMIAVGAIDAVFPVMNKYAVDNFIVKGRLNGLSVFACTYGGLVLIQGLNVWLLIAFAGKLETWLAYDIRKAGFEKLQQLSFSYYDQKAVGWLMSRMTSDVKKIGQIISWGFVDSIWGLTMMFFMMILMFIYNYKLALVTLAVLPILIVVSVYFQKKILAAYRKVRKINSRITGAFNEGISGARTTKTLVREDKNLLEFSSLTKEMKGSSIRAAIFSSLYLPIVLTLASVGTALALYAGGRAVFLQEIEYGTLVLFLSYTTLFFEPVFQLARVFAELQYAQASAERVLSMIETEPEIKDSKDVIAEFGDNFNPIRENWPEIKGEISFNNISFYYTAEEKVLENFNLKVNTGETIALVGQTGSGKSTIVNILCRFYEPVSGEVLIDGIDYRQRSQLWLHENIGYVLQTPHLFSGTIRENICYGKLDASDEEIIAAAKLVNAHQFIKKLAKGYDTEVGEGGGLLSTGQKQLISFARAVIANPKIFVLDEATSSIDTEMEQIIQEAIKNVLKGRTNFIIAHRLSTIRAADRILVIKKGKTIEEGSHKELMEKEGYYYNLYTNQFLKENQQATG
- a CDS encoding ABC transporter ATP-binding protein codes for the protein MRNIKFIWRYMQGNRLLYLGAIFSIAMGTFFSVLNPLVIKVTIDSIIGDEPLQIPLWFKGIFKEIIFNNSLLSRLTLAAATLILLTAVRGIFLYYKGKWSATAAESIAKNLRDELYNHLQHLPYHYHVQVKTGDLIQRCTSDIEQIRMFMAVQLVEVGRAIFILVIAISILFSLHLKLTLVAMAIVPFIVAYSYFFYAEVKKTFKDADEADGYMSTTLQENLTGVRVVRAFARQSYEIEKFDKKSIDFREKQYRVLRYLAWFWSISDFMCMFQIGAVLVLGVYWAVLGEISLGTLVVFSSYEGMLLWPVRQLGRILTDLGKMQVAINRVQEILDQAVEYTENAGLKPTLKGEIVYENVSFSYEDSLILKDISFEVKKGQTVALLGPTGSGKSTLVYLLARLYDCQSGAIKIDGYDIKAIDKKWLRKHVGLVLQEPFLFARSIKENISFANSAADNSEIFEAAINASIHEVIQSFDKGYETLVGERGVSLSGGQKQRIAIARTIIRDCPILIFDDSLSAVDTETDARIRQALQERNKNTTTFIISHRINTLAAADLILVLEDGKITQQGTHQQLIVEDGMYQRLWKMQNELVLDGS